CCAGAGAGGATGAGTCCTCTGGCAGTGCTCTACCAGGATGAATCCAGGAACCCAGTGCTCAAGATTTACCCTAATATGTCCGTCCAGTCCTGCTCCTGCAGATAAGAAGGGGAGggcagcagaggcagaggacAAGGATGGATGTGgagagaaacataaaaacaggaCTAACAGAGACAGAAGTATACCTCTGTTTGTTACGTGGTTTCTTGATACTGAGAAACAGAGTCACTTTGGCCGTTGCTATTCCTGAAGGAACATGGGCTGTAGAGAAATCACTTCCATCTCTTCTGTCCTGCGGCAGCAGACTTGAAGAGACATTGTCTGGCATCTGCCTTAGCAAGAGGAACAGAGTCACACATGTAAAGTCAGCTCCACATGTCTCAGAGGCCCAGTtgttttgattcagtgtttGAGGGATTCAGTGGACAGGCACATTTAAGGGATGTTTTCCTTTTATCTCAGAGTGTACTTGTTTTCGCTCACAGTGGATTTGTGTTCACTTTTTCTGTGGACACCAAAGGCAACAAATGAAAGACTTTATCAGTGTGTCATGGGGCAGCTCACATAGTAAAATACAGATGACAGAgattataaaacatatttccacattttttttacatgctgtGTACAGCTGTTCTTGCTTTGAAGCTAACCATACGCCACAGTGTACATACATGCAATGTTGATTTGTTTGCAAGACAGAAACCTTATTGTACATTCTTGCTCTgtatatctttaaaaaaggaaGTATCCAATGAGTTGTAGGGAGCATCTGGATTTCATTTACACCCACGACCCCCCTCATAACACTTCAAGAATGTTATAATGAAaccagaaatatttttttattttgaatgtgaAACTTAGTTGAAATTAATTTGTCATGGTTACTAGGCTATGTATTACTATATTTTAGATGAGATGGTATTTTGTACATGTGTATTGTTTAAATTATGAAAAAGTAGCTGTCTATAAGTTagaataaaaaagtaatttaatccAATACTAGAATATTATTGGTTCATACTGTCTCTGTTATTCTTGGTCATTACTGCATATAACACTAGATTCTTGGAGTGTGGGGTGGGGGgcatttttgtcaaaacaaaccTAAAAGGGCACCACTGTTCCAAAATAACTTCAGTACAAAGGCAGGAAGGTTCCACTCAAAGATAACCAACATTCCCCTAAAGCCCCTTGACCCGTTATTACCCCCACACCAAAGGCTCGGACGTCTGTTGTCCAGCAAATAATGTGGCCGCCGTGGATTAATGGTTGATGGAGAAGGCAGGCACGCACCAATTAGGACGTCAGCCACTTGAACTTCAAAACATGCTGCGCTTCCCCCTTTTTTACCCATCTGCCCCAGCCAACCCATTTATTTCTAAGTGCAGGATGTTCTCCTCAAAGGACTATTTTTCCAACAGATgtttgaagaaagaaaatacagattCTTGTCACTTTTAGTCTCAGGAAGAAGGAGGCGACCCGTGTGCTGCGTAAACAGTGTGTCACACTGACAGTGAAATGACAGAGGGTGCCTTTTGATTATTAACCCATTACTCTGCAATTGTTTCGCCTTGAGCCTGCAAAAGTCGGCACTGATCACCACATCTGTTTACAACAGCTGAATGCTTTGAAGTTTACCAAGACTGGACAGTAATTTTGTCTCAAAGACGGAGACATTTAGTAATCACTTGGGGGACAGAAGATTGAGGTCTTACGCTGTTTATTGCAGTTAAGAATTATAATTTAAGTCTATggaaagctaaaaaaaaacaaaaaacagagcagTGTTCTATCAGCAACCTGCTATAATCtcaaaaaacaaattgtttCCCCAATTGTCTGCATTGCTTTCTTCAGTTAGATATAGAACATCAACATTGAATCATAGGGGATCTTTTTTTGGATACAGATAAACAGAAAAGGACCCAAATACCATACTAACTCATCAAGAGCTGGACTTTCCAGATACAGTTGTGTTTATACTACAGCTGATTGAAAGCCCTTGGTGATTTGCATTTACCTAATTAGTTGACTTCTAAAACCAACTGGCTGCACCAGCaatgatttacatgtttttttaattattaaaggaGGTGGAATACTtacacaaacatgtattttgtattttatatctgtAATTAATTTAGATCACTTGTTagaaatctgttttcactttgacattaaagTGTCTTTTCCTGCTAATAGGCATAAAAAGCCACATAAAATCCCCTTTGAGTCAATGCtgttaaacaagaaaacatgaagCTGTACTGTATTAACCTAGTAAGTATTGTCCAAACAAATCATCGTGGTATCATTTTAGCatggcaataaaaaaatatgataaattcTTCTTTACCATTTTAGTATTACAAGAGTTTAATTAAATGGGTGTTTTGTGAAAGGAAAGGTGTATAAGAGACAGCATGCCCTGcaatattatatacagtagtCACTAGACCAACgtgtgctgctgttttactCTAATATGTGATGATGAGATGATGAGCAGtatcaaaacactgaaaagattATCTTAAATCCGTGGTTGAGGATGCGGTAAAAGATGTCTGAAACACCAAATGCAGGAATCAGTTTTCCCCAATTTTGAACAAGTGGAAATGTTTgactaaaaactttttttttttttttttacaaatgcaCCATTTCTGGGGTCTAACCCCCATTTAAACTAAGATGATGACTGTAATTAGGGTTATTATAAATCATGTTTACATTAATAGATGTTTCAGCTTCAAAGTAGGCTGGCCCAATTGTAATGACACATCCAggttcattttttcccctcatttccCGACTAATCCCTTTTTTCAGTCGGGACCCACAGTCTGCTATTACAAAGTGAACCCAATGTCAACCGCAATCACAGTCACAGGAGAGTACTTACAATGGTCAAGTCCAGTCGAGAAAACCACAGTAGTCTCGGCTCGCGTTCAGAGCCCAGTATGCCTACAAGCCAAAATGAAACGAGGCAAGCGGGGAAACCAAGaacaatatttgtttttccacatgATGACCGTTCAATTAAAGGAGAGCAATACAGCCATTATTAGAAAACAGAGGATTTTCTGTGTCTGGGCTGAAATGGCTCTTTCCTCACATGGTTACTGAGCTCAGAGAACTAATAGCTCTGTTCATTaggaaataacaataatagagTGACACTGTGCCTCTTAATCACCCATTTAATCATGTAGACCACTGGGTGTCTTATgtaaaaaatcttatttttccTTTAGAGagtgaaaaaacatgaaactgcCAATCCAAAGAATTTAACTTTTGTCCAAACAATCTTAAAGGAATTACAGGCTAAAGTTTTAAAACTCATAGAAACATCATGCTTCATTGTATTTGCtcacatatttaaatgttttgtgtgatGTTTTCCAAAGAAATCTGATATATTTCCAGAAAAGTATTAATGAACTCCCTGAAGGCACCTGTTGATAGATTAATCGGTTTGTGGTAGACGAAGAAACTGGGAGCATAAACTCTCAAGTAAAGGCAGATAACAGCAGTGTGGGTGGGTTTACATCCCTGCTTACATTACAGTGAGAGACTGAACAGGGTCGAGGCTTGACTTTCCCATGAACTTCATGCCTTCTTCCCGCCTCATTTACCTGCAACAGAGACGGCTATTTATGTCCATCTGTCCGCAGCCTGACCTGAATGGGCTGCAAACTCACTGTTAGTGGAGAAGAACtaaaaaatcacaaatacacAGCAGCAGGCTTGTGTGGACCCCATCCAGGTATGCAGATGAATGATAACTGTTAAGCTTTTTAAACTAGATCTTGGCTTcatttttgaactttttttacTCATCATATTCCAGCCCATTTTCTCAAATAGCACGCTTAAATGTTGAGTGAAACATCACAAAGGAAAATACAGGTTGTTTTTGATGTGTCTATAACAAAATGTATGTCTCATATTGTTGGTCAGTGCATGAGAGCTGGGTGGCAACAAAAAGATGTTTATTTCCAATCATTTGGTGCAGTCTTCCCATTGGTTtctataaaattattatttttcttgacCATAATTTGCACGGTTCAGGTGTATCAAGACAGTCTAGATTATCTAGATTATTCTTTATCACAAGAGAAAGTTTCAAAGCTCTTTtggaacaaacaaaaattaacaCAATTTCTGATCAACTGACCTGAACCAACATGAtggtggaagaagaaaaaaaactcgaCACGTCTGTTTCATTTTTGatagttttaaatttgaaaatgaatgtgcaaacacactcaATCCATATCGCATGTACAAAGCAGAGATAAGCTGATAAATAAGAGGATTGCGTCGAGATATTTATGACAATCATGAGCTGTCCTCGAGATCTCTCCGTCATTTTATTCCATCCTGAGTTCCATAAGGCACAAAATAAGCATCAACCTAACATACAGGACTGAAGGACAGACAACAAACTGCAGTGAGATCAGCTTCCACGTACCTCTATCGTCATCTAGTGGACAGGCTGTGATGGCCACTTGCTATTTTCTTTACAGCTACCTACATTCACTGTTACGAAGTCTTGCCGTGAATCTAAATCTGTTAAATATAGACGACGCTCTACGCATCATTTGGGAaataaatatagttttttttctgtcctttgtTGTCTCAGTTATGAGAGGTCATGTGTCTGGACAGGTGGTGGCGCTCTCGGAAGTATTCGTGGCAGATGGGGCAGGTGAGTTTCTCCTCCCGCCTCCTCCTCACCTGGGACTCCGCCGCGAACTCCTTCTTATGATGAGAGCGCATGTGGAAAACGAGGTCGGAGGTCATGCGGAAGGACAGGTTGCATTTGGCGCACCAGTTCTGCACCGACACGCCGAAAGAGGTGAAAGTCGGCGGAAGGATGGTGAGAGAAGAGGTGGTCTGGAGCTGAGCGCCAATGTTCCTGGACCAGTGCTCCGGTGCGTAATGGAAAGCGCTGTTTAATGTCACCGGGGAGGGCACAGTCTGTAAATCACCGCTCAGGATGTTGGATGCCAACAGATTGTTGTATCCCATAACAGTCCTGGAGGTGAAAGCATCACTCATCTCCTCTAAGCGGCTAGAGGGGGCTGTTGTTGCGCTGCTGAGATGTGCCGGTGGTTCACTTGGAGAAGTTCTTGTGCTCGGTTTACAAAAAGCACTTTTCTGCTCGCTTTGACTGTTGGACAGGACTGGAGAAAACGCGCTTCTGCTGCTTGAGCGCACACCAGAGCTCTCTCCTGTCTCCGACTCTGTGTCCATCTCTCTGTCGTGCGTAAAAGTCCCTTTGGGTTCTCCCACCTCACCAAAAGCATCATTCTTACATCCCAAATCATCCGGTTTGATCCTATCAGCTTTCAACTTCCCCATAGAGCCAGATGCATTTCCTGCTGCCTGATCTTGGCCCCTGCTCAGCTGCGTAATGTTaccatcatttgaaatatttgttttttctaacaGAACTGGTTTACGCCCTTTGAGATATGGAGTTTCCTCGTATTTCCTTTTCTTGGGTGGAATCTCTGTGTCCTcgttgctgccagactttttgTGTTCCAAATCTCTGGCGATGTTGTGAAAATCTGTCACTCGATGTTGCCTCTTAATTTCCACATGCTTGTGCTCGTAAACCTCGCGGCTCCAAGTGTCACTCTTTACTTGGGTGCACAGGAATCGGCAGTGAGCCAGATATGGATACTCATTCTTGAAGACCTGGTTACATTTTCCACATTTGAACTCTGCAAGAGACACAGGTCATAAGAACATGTTAAGTATATCTACAGATAAATCAAATAGgcatgtattttaaataaaagtgcaaatgaaatgttaatataCATCCTTTTACAAGCTTCTATCAATAAAACATGGCGTTACAGAGCTCTGCCTCACCTTCACTTGATCCTCTGATCATGTCTGTGAATCCCAGTAGGTGAGACAGCTCCTGGTCGTACCACACCAGCAGCTCTTCCTCCTGCCGGATGTCTCGGGTGGTCCGCACATACAGTTGACCCGCTTTCAGAAAAGCCTCAGTGTTCTGCTCCTCTTCATTGCGCGCAGCCTGCACCAGGCGCAGCCAGGAAAGCACCAACGCAGAATTACGCATGGCCTCAGGGTCCACCTGTTGACAGGAACCACccacattttaatttctgtcttttctaCAGCCTTGAAATTATTGATTATAAACGTGGGCATAGTTGTTAATCTGATTACACAAAATTGCAGGCGCACATAAAAATGCAATCAAATAAAGTAATTTCTGTAAGAATTTCAAAAAGAACGAGCAAATCAAGTGTTCCTAAAGGCTTTTGGCCCACCAAGAGCTGTTAAGAGATGCCACATGAGACCATCTCTTTGAAGTTTAGTGTCCATGTTGCCTGACCAGCTGATCACAAAGTTGCACAACTCACCCTGAACACGTAGGATTTCGCTCTCTTGTCGCAGGATTTCTGCGCTATGAAGGCGATGGTGTCGTAGAAAGTGTGTTGGAGCACACATGGACCAAAGCACGTGCCTGCAGGGATGCTGCGCGTAACGACCACACTGGTGTAGAGGTCCGCTGGATGCTGGAGGAATTTACTGTCACCGGTCCAGATGGACCGAGGCAGAAAAGTGTGATCCATCGttaaactgtaataaaatacaACGGTTGTTATTAGTTAAAGAGCAGGTAAACAATATGGGTTTGTAGAATTGTTATTTTAACTGAAAGGTAACATCATGAGGCCTATAACTTCATCAATAATCCAATTAGACTTAAATCACAAGGACTAAAACAACGAATACACGTTTtaatcttttgtttgttttagtcaaaacaaaatgtattgaacagaaacaaatacatGGGATGAAATATGGGTTTTGCTGGTCTGATATCTGCTGATAGCTGATTTGGATTCAGATGCTCTAAAATGACGCTGAATTGCCTTGCatgtgtgattttaaaaaaatagcaaTTTCTACaacaatatttttctttcttctaaaATGTGGCGTGCCAACTGTGAAGCAGGCACAGCCGGTGCCCAGGCAAAATGGTTTCTAACGTCCTTTGTCTCAGTTTTTCAGTCGGTTTCTCCTTTTGTCTCCCCATCTGCCGTGGATCCTAACTGCCTCCTCTGTACGCAAGATAAGTTCAATTCGTTTTTTCCACATTTATAAACAATATTGACAAACGCAAATTATGTGACTAGTGATTTTTCTAGCTCTGGCCGATATAAAGTATCGCGAGGTAGATggagtttttatttgttgacaGCTGACTGCGCAGCATCATAACTGAATGATGCTGATATCTCCAACACGCCAATTTCCCAATTAAAAATAAAGGGTTTTAAAGATAAAGTCGTGTGTCCCTGTGAAGAAAGCAGATTAGGAATGCATCATGTGGACTCACCCGCTGGACATGGAGGAGGATGTTTGTGGCTCGTGGCAGCGCGTTGCAGCAGGTGCAGTGGACCTCTGTAACGGTGTGCTTTCGTTATTTTAGGTGACCACAAGACGAGCAAGTTATCCGACTGTGTCTTCCTCCGTACTGGcgcccctctcctctcccactcCCACTTATCCCCTTCAGAGAGCGCACTGAAGCGTTGCGCATTGATATAAACACGTGCGCGCTCAGGCACACACAAGCGCGCACACAAGCACTGAATTTGGTCCCTTGGCAAAATTCTCTCTTGTCTGATTTTGCATTCTTTGCTATGAAGAAGAGATATGGGGCCGAGTAGAGATAGAAAGCGCTGATATGATGATGATCTTCGGGTCTAAGAAGTATGTCACGCTTTTGTGTGGATTGATGTGGACATGCTGGGAATCACATAAAGACAAGACAGAACTTTCACCTTTTAGCGTGAAAcgttttaaatataatatatccAGTctctttattttgtcatttcaaccGTGGTGTTACAGGAACACAACCCGCGGCATAAATCTCACGTAAGCCTTTGCCAGCCTGCAGCTAGtcaaatgaaaatcattttaatgcGTGCTTGTGGCCACCCTGACATCTTATTGTCTGTCAGCATAATGATTTGAAATGAACGTCACTTCAATAATTCCACTTTTCGCAACACACAGTGTATCCAACTTGAATTCAGTTTGCACACGCTATGTGGGATCCAACGACGGTTTTTGGTCACGTTTCTGGAAACAATGAGTCCAGTTCCACGGACCGAGTGATGGAAATTGTCCTGGCTAATGTGGGTTATGGGAAATTGTAAAATTGGCCATTATTATATGACATGATGCAGGGTGGTCTGGGTTTGCCACCGGGCAAATGCATTATTCAtaaagtaaatgtttctgtctcGTGAGTATTTAGTGAATTATTCTGCATCAAAGCTTTGGTTTTGGGTAAATGTCCTGGTGGTTACTGAGCCAACTTTCTGTAATGAGAGAGCGGGAAGACATGAAAGCCTCCGGGGACTCCTCAAGCGCACTCCAACAGTCTGGTTCTAGTAAAACGAATCAGTGAAATGAAAggataaaaagtattttatttcactttcaaaATTACCCAACATTGTGTCGGGAAATTTGATGGCAATGATGAAAACTTGAGAAAGCTTTCAGCATCAGATCCCTGATGGGTCGATTCACATTTAGGCCACATTTAATTGAATTGCGCGTATGTTTGCAGTTCCACTTATTTTCATATGGGGGCAAATGCCAGAGACAGCAAACGAAtggcacttaaaaaaaacacacacaatccttGGTACAACAAATTACTAAATTATCGATTATTCAAATCAATGCACAAAAcgataaattaattaaatacgACAACTAACTCTCGACCCCATGAGACCATCCTGCTTTGGACACATTCTAAATAATCCTTAAATTATGCGTAGTGAGATAAAAATCGCAATAAAAACAATTGAACTGAATCTTAATTAATTATGTGCAGTACATTATGACATCTTTCTCTGAAtagttaaaaaatgaacaaacaagaAACGATCAGGCTTATTTAAAGACACtcttgattgtgttttttttccttcttaaaGTAGTCTGTACTTTGGATAATCCCACCTCAGACAGCAGGGACTCTGCATACTTTGTGGggcatttttttctgtgggAAAGTGGAGTTTTGTATCTCTCCTCGGGTGtcgctcctctcctccatcctgcCCTGCctcaatgcatttttttttttttttctgatctgaaAGCGAAGACTTGGAGACAGAGCCCGGCTTAAACTGAAACAAGACTCCTGCAGGGGTGAATGCCCTCGATCTAACAGAACAGAACACCGAGAAACAACGCGATAAAGACGCACAGTCGATTCAAGAAGCAGACGatagagagaaaatgtgaagaTCTTTAGTTGTCACAGTGTTGGAGTAGTCAACATAACCGGGAAAGATGGCGAGGACGCAGACTCGCATGTTCCTCGCTTTGGCTTTGCTGGGAATTTTCATTCTCGATGTGTCGGTGAAAGGAGAGCTGCAGGGAGagcaacaggaggaggaggaggaggagaggtccTGTCAGGGCGCCTTCGACCTCTATTTTGTCCTGGACAAGTGAGTGTCCGATATTATTTATGGCTTTGTTACTTTCTCATCGCTGCGCATTGCCATGCAACCGCCCAGTTGTTTGGAAACGCGGAGCGCATCAGTCGCATTCAGCCTCCACGTCTCTGTTGTTGTAACGGTGCAAGAGAAAAGTCACCCATAAGTTTGAGTTTGTAAAATAGGAGCGTAACCTCTAAATTAATTTTTGCAGtttaaaattgctttttgtATCACAAAATTAACCCCAAACAAGATAACGTGTTTTAGGCAGATTAAGGTTATTTGTTttgtcccccccacccccctcccattttaacattcacattaaaatgtctgtaTGAGCACGTTTATACTGGGTTTTTACTTGAGTTAGAAAGCATTTATCGGACACTGGGACATGGTATTCGCTTCGTCCGGTTCAAAGTAGTGAGTCAAACAGAGCCACGGGATGTGGGCTGGGCGAGCAGGATGGATTGAGTTTCAGGCTGATGACGCCTGCGgacacagctgcagcagctgcccCACAGCGCTTCTATATGGCCTGCATGCATGGTGATCTACTGTAAGCTGACTGTATCCTGAACCGGCCATTGATGTCTGAAAGTGGTGTCCCGGCTCTATTGTTTTCCTGCAGGATTTTTTATAGGAGCTTATGAGTTGTAACAAATGACTTTTTTAATGGTTAATGCCTGTTTATTAATGCTTCATCAATCAGCTATTTCAACATCAATGGGTTgtcaggttgtgaaaaatctcTTTTGGATAGTGCATGTCCCTCATAACTTGCTTTGTCTTATGAATAGCtccttaattaattaattaattaattaattaatttcctTAATTAATCAGAATCACACCTCCAATAGACATTTTGAACAGTTCCCTTTATTCTAAACATATTACTTAATAACCTCTTTTGAAGTATACTTTATAGGCTACATCATAAAAGTGGTGCTACTACATCTTTAGAAATGTAACTCTAACTTTGATCTTAGACTAACCCTAAAATGACCCCATTTCTTATTTTTGGgtatgtttgtctttgtttaatagGCGTCAGTAGAGGAAATGGGGTGTGAGAGAGCGATGATGACAAACAAAGGTCCCCAGACTGATTTCAATCAGAGATTACTTGGAACGCCTTTTAGACCTCTATAGGCCGCCATAATGCACATGACCCTATTTCTAACATTAATACCAACTCTAAGATGAATCCTGACCCAGTCTTTGAATATATATGCTACTTTATACACTCACATCACCTGAAACTCAATAGATTTTATTAGACGGCACAAATTGTTAGCTTGGAGGAATGCACATTAGGCCGCCACTGCCCCAACAAACATTCCTCAGTGACTGAATCTGATAATCGAAGGATTTTTCAGGCTACATGGTCAGCTAGATGTTCTTGCCAGCTTTTTGAGGCTGTGTAAGTTTGTACCAGTAGTTATCCGTGTGTGATCTCTGCAGCTGCAGACTCCGTAGCTGTTCAGACATtataattgacatttttgtcaTATCTTGGCTCCAGTTGCAAGGTGAGATTATGTGTATGGACACAGAACGATCAGACATGTCAAAACATGCtaagcaaagagagagaggaagagggaaagaaagagagagaatgacaaacaaaaacaaggtaTGGTTGATTTTCTTGCCCCCTATTTGTGTAGAAGAACAATGGGTTAAGAACAGatcatattttcaaaagaaTAACTGAGAGATTTGTGGGGAAGCAGTTAAACACTGTGGTATCTGTGTATATCATTTAGGATTAAGGTGAGGTAActgtttaaaaaagatttttgcaTGTCCTCAGTTGCCCTTCCCTCACCGTCTATGAGCTTTGAGGTGTACACGTTGAGtgacatttcactttgttttcagtACATTTGATGATCTTTCGGATGTCCGCGGCAACATCTGTCAGCCGCTCTTCAGTCTTTACCCTTTGCTTCAAAAAGTTTAGGAGCTCCCTGGGGTGTGCGGCACGTCACGCATGGCCGAGCCCCTGGTAGGCCCCTGTTTTTTAACCGTCTGGACCTGCATGCTTCAGCAGGCCTTCAGGAAGCTGCTGCTCTTTCTCCTGAGATGGCAAcgacttactttttttttttttccagatcttAAATGCCACACGATGACCTAATCTAATGCTTTAGTGGGGGGTTTTTCTTCACCTCCTCAGCGTCCAACCCACATGTTTGGCTGTGGCTTTACTGTCCAGAGGGATAGGAGGCATGCTGAGTGGAGAATGTGCGTGCGCTCTATTGGAAGCATCTCAGTAGACACAATATGaacattagaaaaaataaagcaCCTTCAGTTCCCCACATTCCTACGCTCAACGTCTGACCCGAAGCAAATACCAGGCTGcattcttcctctctgtctggtAACCCACAAATAGAATAATAGGTGTCGTATTCAATGGCTGGGATCAAAACAGAGATTTGTTTTCACTGATGTAAGTTCTCTGGAGGGCAAATTGCCAGCAAAAACAGATTCTGCCCTTGTATAATGCAAAAGTATGAATGTAAGTGTGAGGGCTAATTGCTGAACTGGTTGGATGATGTACAACTGGAGCCTTGAGTGAAGATACAGTGTATTTACTGAACATGAACTGACTGTGAATTTGTGCTTGTATTGAGAATAGGAATGTCAGCAGATGTTTGGTATTTGCTTGATAAGTGACCTAAACAATGAATTGACTAAGAAAATTGCCACATGTGCGATTAATAATACGGCAAATAATGTTAATGCCTCCTCAGTTATTCATACACATAGTCTGCATTGAAAAAACTGCTTTCTGTGCTGTACACTGGTTTGAAACTGAGCGTTTGTTGCTATAAACGCTGTTAATCTTACTTCAAACTAAAATAAGattaagatgttttttcaaATTGTGAAGCCCTGAGCCTCCCCAGGAGACTCGGGGCTTTTATCATGCCCTCACTTTCAGGGAAAAGGATAAGTGGAGCAGGAAGCGACTGGTTAAAAGGGAGGTACAAAAGAGCCTTCATGATTCTAACCAGCTCAgactttctctctgtttatgaccctgttacatacacacacacacacacagaccctcCCTCTGTTGAGCTTGGTGTAACTCCGCTGTTTGATGTCATTGCAtccactcacactcacatttacCCCCTGCTGAGTGCTACTTCTGCGTCCCTCTGTTGTTCATGTCACAGCCTTTTCACTCTGCGGACCCCCAACCTGTTGTTAGACTGGCTGTGCTCTCTGGGACCATCTGTTCCCCCTCACAGtcacatgcacgctcacataAACACcgataccacacacacacacacacacgcacagagacacacaggccAGCTGCCTGCTACATCGTCCCTGCTAGAGGCAGACTACTACATCTGTCCCTGTCTAACCTCAACCCTCTGGCCCAGCAGCAATTAGCCCCCATTAGCGGCCCCCTGGGACTGTCCTTCATTAAGGAGACTGTCATGTACACAGCAGCATGTAGCAGGCTAACCAGCAGCTCTCACCACTGACAGGTTAAAGTCCGGCGTGATGGAATGTGACTAAGCGGTCAGTGAACTGTCTTCAAAGGCAGGGCTGGCCCTGACTAGGTGAGATTTTAGATTGGAGCCCccaaaaagtgcaaaaatggTACCTCTAGCCCAGACAAAGTCCCCCCAGTCCTCCAGACAAAAAGGCAAGAGGGTCGAAGTGTGATTCAATCAAGTATTTGATGGCATGACCTGAGATAGTACAAGTTTGGTGGCTGTCAGGCAAAAACTGACCAACCGGTAAGGCTTTGAAAATCAAACCAGACAAAAGTCAACAgggaaaaacagaggaaaaagtcAAGAAGGGAGAACAAGTGCGTATATCTGAAAGCTGTATAGAAGCAAGCACACCtctctgtaagaaaaaaaacccaaaagaaaaaacacatcccACTCATTTGGTGCCCCCTCCCTTATTTGGAGACCCAG
This genomic interval from Thunnus thynnus chromosome 14, fThuThy2.1, whole genome shotgun sequence contains the following:
- the znf488 gene encoding zinc finger protein 488; this encodes MSSGLTMDHTFLPRSIWTGDSKFLQHPADLYTSVVVTRSIPAGTCFGPCVLQHTFYDTIAFIAQKSCDKRAKSYVFRVDPEAMRNSALVLSWLRLVQAARNEEEQNTEAFLKAGQLYVRTTRDIRQEEELLVWYDQELSHLLGFTDMIRGSSEEFKCGKCNQVFKNEYPYLAHCRFLCTQVKSDTWSREVYEHKHVEIKRQHRVTDFHNIARDLEHKKSGSNEDTEIPPKKRKYEETPYLKGRKPVLLEKTNISNDGNITQLSRGQDQAAGNASGSMGKLKADRIKPDDLGCKNDAFGEVGEPKGTFTHDREMDTESETGESSGVRSSSRSAFSPVLSNSQSEQKSAFCKPSTRTSPSEPPAHLSSATTAPSSRLEEMSDAFTSRTVMGYNNLLASNILSGDLQTVPSPVTLNSAFHYAPEHWSRNIGAQLQTTSSLTILPPTFTSFGVSVQNWCAKCNLSFRMTSDLVFHMRSHHKKEFAAESQVRRRREEKLTCPICHEYFRERHHLSRHMTSHN